One window from the genome of Eucalyptus grandis isolate ANBG69807.140 chromosome 7, ASM1654582v1, whole genome shotgun sequence encodes:
- the LOC120296099 gene encoding monoacylglycerol lipase ABHD6-like translates to MVNTVKIYKPLLRAIMKLAGVRPQKIEVEPGTVMNIWAPSRLKKNANNGKKPAVVFLHGFVGDSILTWQFQVLALARDYAVYVPDLLFFGGSSTGDGCRTVGFQAECLARGLAKLGVQKCTVVGFSYGAMVAFRLAELQPELVESVVATCSGPVVTESLSRERLERLGFPAWSEFLLPDSASALKKLLEIGSFHFPRLPKCVFKHALEVLFDCRKERAELLEALVIPDKDFAFPQYSQKVHLVWGENDRIFPVEVAKSLKENLGDNATLVCIEKAGHLVALERPFVYNKCLKKILASIYKAGHTK, encoded by the exons atgGTGAACACTGTCAAGATTTACAAGCCCTTGTTGCGAGCGATCATGAAGCTCGCCGGCGTGAGACCTCAAAAGATCGAGGTCGAACCGGGGACCGTCATGAACATCTGGGCTCCGAGCCGACTCAAGAAGAATGCCAACAACGGTAAAAAACCTGCCGTCGTCTTCCTCCACGGCTTCGTTGGCGACAGCATCCTGACGTGGCAGTTCCAAGTCCTCGCCCTTGCGAGGGACTATGCAGTCTACGTGCCGGACCTCCTCTTCTTCGGTGGTTCCTCCACCGGCGACGGCTGCCGGACTGTGGGATTCCAGGCGGAGTGCCTGGCAAGGGGGCTGGCAAAGCTGGGAGTGCAGAAGTGCACAGTGGTCGGGTTCAGCTACGGCGCAATGGTGGCGTTCAGGTTGGCCGAGTTGCAGCCTGAACTGGTCGAGTCAGTGGTGGCGACGTGCTCTGGCCCGGTGGTGACGGAGTCGCTGAGCCGAGAGCGCTTAGAGAGGTTGGGGTTTCCGGCGTGGTCGGAATTTCTGTTGCCTGATTCGGCGAGTGCACTGAAGAAGTTGCTTGAAATTGGCAGCTTCCACTTCCCTAGACTCCCCAAATGTGTTTTCAAGCACGCTTTAGAG GTCTTGTTTGACTGCAGAAAAGAGAGAGCCGAATTGCTGGAGGCTTTGGTCATTCCAGACAAGGATTTCGCTTTCCCGCAGTACTCTCAG AAGGTGCATCTGGTTTGGGGCGAGAATGACAGGATCTTCCCTGTTGAAGTAGCCAAATCACTGAAAGA AAATTTGGGAGATAATGCGACACTGGTATGCATTGAGAAAGCAGGCCATTTGGTTGCATTGGAGAGACCTTTCGTCTACAATAAATGTTTGAAGAAAATTCTGGCCTCTATTTACAAAGCTGGACATACAAAATAA